In Gemmatimonadota bacterium, the sequence CCGTATACAGCAGGCCCCGGTTCAAGTGGCGGATGTACTTCGCGAACATGCAGGACGCCTACAGCGGCATGCGCTGGTGGACCTGGGATGAGTTCAGGCCCTGGGTCGACTACCTGGTCAAGAAGCGCTTCAACATCCTGGAAAGCGGCAACATCGCCGACTGCTGCGGTATCGGCGCGCTGGCCGCCAACCGGCTGGGCGTTCCGGTGCAGCTCACAGCGTGGCAGGCGGCGCGCATCGCGTTGTTGCGGCGCGTCTTCGATTATGCCCGGGAGGCCGGCATCCGGATCCGGTACCGCATGCAGCTCCACGTGGGCACCCCGGCAGTGAATCCCGGCTTCTCACCGTACACCGACGGACGCCAGTTACAGGAGTTTGTAGACGGTTACGAGGCCAAAACCGGGGAGGAGATCCGGGTCGCTCCGCTGGAGTGGTGCGGCGAGTCCGAGATCGTGCTCGACCCTCGAGACCCCGTGACCCGGCGCTTCACCACCGCCGTGGTGGAATCCTACGCGGAAGCGCTGGGCACCGACCATCTCTACAGCCTGTGGCTGCCCACGGAGGAGACCTGGGTGGAGGAGGACCCCGACCGGGCCGCCGAACTGACCCGCGCGTCGGTCGACGGCATGATCGCGGCCATACGGGACGGCGATCCGGACGCGGTGCTGTTCAGCCCCCGGGTGTGCACGGACAACCCCACGGCGGCCACCCAGGCGCAGGCGGTCCGCGATGCCGGCCTGCCCGTGATCGGCAACATGTTCCTCAACCACGCCGGGAGGATGTACGACTTTCTCCGGTGCGACTACTACTGGGGGCTGCCGTGGTCCACGGGCATGTGCGGCCAGTGCGGCCGGGAGACCAATCCCAACGGCGACATCAGGACGGCGATCGACAACGCCCGGTCCCTGGCGGATCATCCCCGGGCATCCAACCTGCAGGGGTTCATGGTGTCCTCGGAAACCAATCACCGGAACGTGATGACCATGGATCTCTACGCGGAACTGTCCTGGAACCCCGCGGACCTGGAACCGGACGCCTACGTCGAGCAGTGGAACCGAAGGCGGTACGGACCAGCGGCAGAAGAAACCCGCCCAGCCGTCCGGATATTCGCCGACACGATCATGGCCTACTTCGATCCATGCACGCATAACGGCCCCCTGTACCGGAACTGGGATGGGACCCTGCTGCCCGGTCTCACGTCGGGCTCGGTCAAACGGCTCATCGGGTTTCTGCCGGCGCTGCACGACATGCTCGAGATCCTGCTGTCCCAATATGATGCGCTCGAAGATTCCCCCATGTACCGCTTCGACCTGGTGGACATCGGCCGAACCTACCTGGCGGGCATCTTCAACCACCGGCTGGCCGACGCGCGCAAGGCCTTCCGCACCGGGGACCGGGAACGGTTCGAAGGGATGGCCGCGGAGACGGAGCACGCGATGCTCGCCATGGCCCGGTACTGCAGCGCCCATGAACAGTTCAGGCTGAAGACCCACGACGACTGGGCGGCCCGATGGCCCGAGATCGTGCCGGGCCGCGCCAACAGCGAAAGCAACTGGATTACCTTCACCGCGCTGATTTCCCTGGAAAACTGGCAGGTGCTGCTCGACTACCTCCCGGAGGATTTCGCCGAGATGATCGTCCACTATTTCCTGCCCCGCGTCCGGCAGTACCTGGACCGGATGCGGACGCTCATGGACCGGGGGGAGGACATATCGGAGCGGCTGGTGGACCGGGATTCGGATGTCGATCTGCCTTCCCGCGTGGCGAACTGGTCGACGCCCCGGGGCAACACGCCCTGGTCGCCCTACGGGGACACCTGCGAACCCGAGTTGACCGGAGAGGACGAGGCCCTTGCGCTCCGGCTCATCAAGGCCGGTTCCGCGAGCGGCCGGTACGACTTCTACGAGGGCCCGCTGGATGGCCTCGTCCGCGAGATGCTGGCCGCCTTCCCGCCGCCCGGGGACATCGAGGAGATCCTCGCGGAGAAAGACTACGCGCCGCCGGGCAACCGACTGGTACTGCACGGGATGCCCGGCGAGACAATCGAGGGATTCAACGTGCCCGGTTTCGTGGAACGGGTCGAAGTTCCGCGGGAACTCCGAGGGATCATCGCGGTGCGCGAGGTTCGCAGGGAATACAACATCGCCCGGGGCGAGATTGCTATGTACCAGGTGACGGTTCCGCCGGAGATCGACCTGATCCGCCAAGAGGACGAACCCGCCGCTTCCGACGGCCACAACGTCGCGGTGTTCACGTTCAGCGCCGGAGGCGCGGAGTACTGTGCGTGGTTCGACAGCGGGACGGACCTGGACGTGGCGTCGTTTGTCGTGAAACGATCCCCGGCATCACGTTAGTTCTTATTTCGCGTCAGCCCTACTAGGTGGAAGGCTACTTCGCAGGATCCGCAATAAAGTTCAGATATTCCCTGTTGCGTCCGTTGCCTTTCCTCCAGGTCGTTTACCTTTGACACTGCGCTTGCCGCACCCGTAATATACCTCCCGCTCACACGCTCACGACATGCTGCCCGGGGCAACCACCCATGACGCCTGTGCCAACAGACTACGACCTCGATCTGAAGGTTGCGGAACTCAGGATCAGCGGATTCACGATCTTCGAGGACCTCGTCGCACCGGAGAAAATAGATCGCATACGGGAGGCCTTCATGCCGCGGCTGGAACGGCTCAAGGCCCGTGAAGCACATGAGATCCACCCGAAGGAAAGGGGAGATGTCCGCACGGGCAAGGGACGGCAGCAGTTCGTCAACCGCTATACCATGCACGTACCCTGGGAACCGCCTTTCTCCGATCCGGAGATCTACGAGCACCCCGTGGTGCTGGCTTTCCTGGAACGATACTGGGGCGTCGACGATTTCCACATCACCTGCTACCACTCCAACAATCCCTATCCGGGCAGCGAGTACCAGCCCTGGCACCGGGACATTCACCTGATTACGCCCCATATCGGCCTGCCGGTCTGCCCTCATTTCGGCATCAAGTTCCCCCTGGTGGACACCAGTGAAGAGAACGGCAGCTTCGAAGTCATGCCGGGCACGCAATACCTGGCGGACCCCGACATGGAGAAATCCTACGATGACGTGCTGCTGCGGGGGGATTTCCCGCCCGCCCACCGGCTGAACCTGAAAAAGGGCACGTTCTGGGTGCAGGACCCGAGGGCCCTTCACCGGGGCACGCCGAACCGTTCGAACCATGCCCGGGTGGAGCTGGTCATCTGCTATTCGAGACCGTGGTTCCGCACGTCCACGATCGAGATGACGGAATCGGAATACGGCAAGCTCTCGAACCGCGGCAGGACGCTGCTGTCACGCAGCACGATCGTGACGGCGTGATCCGCGACCGGACTCTCCACCCAATAACCGGAGCATTCCATGCTGTCCAGTGGCCAGATCGATCATTTCCACACCTTCGGTTTTCTGGTCATTCGCCAGACGTTTGCCCGGGACGAAGTAGATGCGCTGATCCGGGAGGCCGCCGCGACGTGCACACAGAAGCTCGGCCGCGACATCGGTGAAGAAGAATGGCTGTGGGACGGGGAGTTCGTGGAGTCGCGTCCCGCGCTGACGCGGCTCGTGGAGGACGACCGGATTTACCTGCCCGTGACGGAACTGCTGGGCGACGACCTCATCTGGATCGGTTCGGAGGGGATGTGGGGGATCGATCCTGAGTTGGCCGACCACACGTGGCATTTCGACGGTCACAAGACGTCACGGTTGCTCGACTATACCCGGACCAAGGTCATGCTGTATCTCGATCCGCAGACAAAGGATACCGGCGCGCTTCGGGTCATACCCGGTTCCCACCGGGATCCCTTGCACCAGGCGCTCCTGCCCCTCCAGGATGCTCACCTGGGCGGCGATCCCAGCCCCTTCGGGGTCGACGGCCTTCGGATCCCCGGTTGCGCCGTCGAGACCGAACCCGGCGATATCGTCCTGTTCAACCAGTGGCTCTACCACGCGGTTTTCGGCAAGACGGGGAAACGGCGGGTCATCGTTTTCAAGTTCGGCCCCCGTCCACGCACCGGTGCCCACCGGGACATGCTACGTGAAGGCGCTCCGCAGGGTTTCAGGCCCCACCCGTCATTCCTGGATAGCGAGCGTCCCCGCTTGCGACGACTGGCCGAGGGCATGGAAGCGGTCGGCAGGAAAGCCGAATAGACGAAACGAAATCCCGGCGGCAAGTAAGACGACCGGCGGCAAGTAAGACGCCCTGCGGCAGGTCAGACGTCCGGCGCCCGTCAGACCGGCCGCTTGATCCTCGCCACGATGCCTCCCCACCAGTTTCGCAGGTCCTCGAAGGCGCTGTAGACCAGGGGCAGCGCGATCATGGCGCCGATGGTGGAGAAGATCAACCCGCCCATGACGGAGCGGCCCATGGGATAATAGGGCTGGTCGCCCAGGGTGGCGGTTCCGATGGCCATGGGCAGCAGGCCGAGCATGGTGGTAAACGCCGTCATCAGGATTGGCCGCAGGCGGTCGCGGCCGGCCTGGATGATCAGCTCCCGGCCCTTCAGGCGGCCCTCCCGCTCCAGGTGCTTGATGTGGTCGATGAAGACGATGGCGTTGTTGACCACGACCCCGATCAGTATCACGATGCCGATCATGGCGAGTACCGACATGTTGGTACCGGTAGCCCACAGCATCCAGTAGCACCCGAAGTAGGCGAAGGGGATGGACACGAGGATGATGATCAGGGGATCGATATAGGACTCGAACAGGGATCCCAGGAGCAATAGTACGGCAACGAGTGCGAGGAGGATCGCGGTCACCATGGCGGCCGTATCTTCCTCCAGCTGCTCCCACCGGTCCCCGAGGCGCCATGAATAGCCCCTGGGCAGGGAGAGGTCCGCCAGGCTGGTGCTGATTTTGCCGCCGAGGGTTTCTATGCCCTCTTTGGTGGTGTTCGCGCGGACCATCAGGATGGTCTCGCTGTCCCGGCGGAAAACGGTCCTGAAGGCCGGCGTCTGGGTGAAACTGGCCATGGTGGCCAGCGGGAGCTGGGTGCCATCGTCCAGGTAGACTGCCTGGTCCCGGAGCTGGTGGACGGTCTCGCGGTCCTCCTCCTTGGACTGTACCCATACCCGGATTTCCCGGTCTTCGGTCTTCAGGCGCTTCAGTTCGTTGCCGCGGATCCCCGAAAGGGTCATTTCGGCGACGCGCCGGGGCGTAAGACCGAACTTGCCCGAGACCTCCCGGTCCACGGTGACCTGGACCTCATCCTGCGTTTCCTCGTTGTCCAGGTCGGTGGTGATGGCCGTGATCTCCGGCAACTGGCCCAGCCGCGCGTTCACGTCCTCCGCGATCTGTTCGAGCCGCCTCGGGTTTTCTCCGTGCAGGGCGATGCTCACCCTCGGATCTTCCTCGCCGCCCTCGCCCCATCGCCATCTCACGACGAGCCCCGGCACCTCGGGGATGGTCTCCCTTATGGTCCTGGCGACCTCTTCCGAAGTCCGGAATGTCTGCACGCCGCCCTGGGTGCCGAGGATCAACAGGATCGCGACGTACAGCGCCGTCAGCACGGCGGTGATCTGCAGCGCGTTGGGTTTCCTGCGCACCAGGATGAGCACGACCGCGCACAGGGCGAGCGATCCCCAGACCCAGGGCGCTTTTGCCTTGTGCCGCAGGACGTCCCAGGCCGAGTCGTCCGCGCCGTTCTGGAGGAACACTTCGAAGGTGATGCGTCCGGGCCGGAAATCGGAACGTATGGCCCGGATGTTCAGCGAATCGGCCGAAGCCATCCACTGGTTCTCCAGGTCGGTCACGAACCGGTCGGTGTATTCCAGGCTGGCGTACTCGCCGGGTTCGATATACATCCAGACCCGGCGCGGGTCCGAGGACGAATTGTCCATGGTCACGCTGCGCATGGGCACCAGAAAGGTCAGGATGACGAAGCCCCCCAGGATGAGCGCCACGTCGAGCCGGTGGTTCAGCACCCATCCGATCACCTGGGCGTACCGTTGTTCGAGTGCTTCCAGCAGGCTGACCGTCGGCAGGCCTCCTTCTCGTAGCAGCCGGGAAGCCAGGAGCGGTATGAAGCTGAGCGACATCACCAGGGACGAGATCAGGGAGATGGTGATGACCAGACCGAACTCGCGCATCTCCGTCTGCGCGTTTCCGCCTCCTATGAATAGCAGGGGCAGGAACACGATAGCCGTCGTCAACGTGGCGGCGCTGACGGCCACCGATACTTCGCGGGCGCCCTGGATCGCCGCCTGCACGGGCTCCACACCCATCCGCCGAAGCCGGACGATGTTCTCCAGCACCACCACGGCGTTGTCCACCAGCATCCCGATGCCGAGCATCAGCCCCATGAGCGAAATGAGGTTGAGCGACAGGATGCCGTAACCGGTATTCACGAAATACATGACCGTGAAGGTCACGAGGATGGATGCGGGGATGGATGCGGCGATGATGAAAGTCGTCCTGTACCGCCGCAGGAAGAAAAACAGCACGCCCAGGGCGAACAGGCCGCCCCACATGCCTGCGGTGCCAAGCGCTTTCAGTGAATTCAGTATCCAGGAAGACTGCTCGAAGAAGATGAAGTAGGTCAGGCCGGGCCAGCGCGGATCGCGGGTCAGGTCGCTCAGGGTCTCCTTCACGGCCGCCGTGACTTCCACCGTGTTGGCGTTCGACTCCTTGCTGATCACCATGCCCACGGCGTCCTGGCCGTTCAGGCGGAACCGGCGGTATGACGTGGGCTTCCGGTATTCCACCCGTGCCACGTCGCTGAGCTTGAGGCCCCTTTCATTGATCGGGTAGGACTGGATGTCCTGCACGGTTTCGAAGGCGCCCGAAAGCCGGACGATATAGCGGAACCCGCCGTCTTCCACGTAGCCTCCGGGCGAGTCCATGTTGGCCTGGTCCATGGCGCGGATGAACTGTTCCACGTTCACCCTGTACGCCTTCAGCAGGTCCTCGTCCAGGTCGATGATCACCTGCCTGGACCTGGAACCCCACGCGTCGATGCCGGCGATGCCGTCGATCCGCTCGATGCGGGGGATCAGCTGCTCGTCGACGACCTGGAACAGGGCGTCGCGGTCGCCGTGCCAGGACAGGGAGAGATACATGATGGGGATGTCCGTGCTGGAGAACTTCCGCACCCAGATCCGGTTGATCTCGTCCGGCAGCGCCGGCCGCACCCGTTCCACGCGGTCCCTGACCTCCACGTAGGCCAGCTTCATGTCAGTGCCCGGCTCGAAGACGAGGTTGACGTTCACGCCGTTGGTGCTCGAATTGGACTCCACGCGCCGCAGTCCGCGCAGGGTCTTCAATTCCCCTTCCAGCGGACGGGCGATCAGGTGGACGTTGTCCTCCGGCGTGGAATTGGGATAGGGAACCCAGACGTTCATCCAGATACCGTCCCTCGCCGGAACGAGCTCCATCGGCAGAAGCCGGAAAGAGACCGCTCCGAAGAGGATCGCGCTGACCAGGACCATGAACACGGTGACGGGCCTGCGGAAGGCGAAGGCGGTCCAGTTGTAGGGGGAAAGGAATTTGAACATATCAGACTCGCATGTCAGTCTCGTTGACTCCTGGTCATGACCGGACGCGACCCTCAGGGGCGAGACCCTCCGCCGGAGCGCTCGCCGCCGGAGCGCTCGCCGCCGGAGCGTCATGCTGATCCCGGTCCACCAGCGAGTAGATCACCGGGATCACGATGAGGGTCAGAAAGGTCGATGCGATCAGCCCCGCGATTACGGTAACGGCGAGGGGCGTGCGGATCTCCGCGCCTTCGCCCAGGCTCAGCGCGAGCGGAAGCAGTCCCAGGATCGTCGTGGCCGTAGTCATGAGTATGGGGCGAAGCCGGACCCGGCCCGCGGTGATGACCGCCTCGATCCGCTCAATGCCGCGGCGCCGCAGCTGGTTGGTATAGTCCACCAGCACGATGGCGTTGTTCACCACGATCCCGGCCAGCATGATGATGCCGATCAGGACGATCACGCTGATCGCGATATCCAGTAGATAAAGGGTAAGCAAGACACCCGAAAGGGCAAGCAGAAAGGAGATCATGATGATGAACGGATGGAGCAGCGACTCGAACTGCGAAGCCATGACCAGGTAGACCAGGAATACGGCCATGGCGATGGCCAGCAGCATGCTGCGCGAAGCGATGGTCATCTCCCTGTATTGGCCGCCGATGTCGATGCTGAAGTCGTCGGGAAGACGCATTCCCGCCAGGCTTTCCTGCATGTCGCCGGCCACGCTTCCCAGGTCGATGCCGGTCAGATTCGCCGTCACCAGGGCCACGCGCTGCTGGTCGATGCGCCGGATCTCGCTCGGGCCTTCGTCCAGCTGGACCCGGGCCACGGCGCCGAGTTGGATCGGACCGCCATCCTGCGTGCGGGAAAAAGACGCCTGGGTGCTCGACTGGAATGCCGATTCCTCCCCTTCTTCATTGCGGTTCATCTGCTCATTCTGTCCGGTGTTACTCCGTTCGCCCGCGTTTACGGCCATGGCCTTCAACTGGGCGATCTGCCTCCGGTCTTCTTCCCTCGCCCGCACCAGGATGTCGATTTTGCGTTCTCCCGCCGAGAACCGGGTGGCCACGCTGCCGCGGACCTTGTTCCGGATCGCGTCCGCGGCCTGCCCGATGTCCACGCCGAGGACCGCCATCCGGTCACGGTCGAATACGATCACGGCTTCGGGGTAGCCCGCCTCCATCAGGGACCGCACGTCCCTCAGG encodes:
- a CDS encoding alpha-N-acetylglucosaminidase, with the translated sequence MSTGNWTVRQPALPMFTLFKNGRTASRIVLSPTVGPSGRRAAREFQRIVKRMGGVEIPVLEASDRPAVNGAGGSPFGHDEETGRVYIGWAPAGLGVDLSESALGYDGYVIRCAGNSLVLAGRRPYSALYAVYRLFEEHLGCGFFEEGDQIPQRETVSIGNLAVYSRPRFKWRMYFANMQDAYSGMRWWTWDEFRPWVDYLVKKRFNILESGNIADCCGIGALAANRLGVPVQLTAWQAARIALLRRVFDYAREAGIRIRYRMQLHVGTPAVNPGFSPYTDGRQLQEFVDGYEAKTGEEIRVAPLEWCGESEIVLDPRDPVTRRFTTAVVESYAEALGTDHLYSLWLPTEETWVEEDPDRAAELTRASVDGMIAAIRDGDPDAVLFSPRVCTDNPTAATQAQAVRDAGLPVIGNMFLNHAGRMYDFLRCDYYWGLPWSTGMCGQCGRETNPNGDIRTAIDNARSLADHPRASNLQGFMVSSETNHRNVMTMDLYAELSWNPADLEPDAYVEQWNRRRYGPAAEETRPAVRIFADTIMAYFDPCTHNGPLYRNWDGTLLPGLTSGSVKRLIGFLPALHDMLEILLSQYDALEDSPMYRFDLVDIGRTYLAGIFNHRLADARKAFRTGDRERFEGMAAETEHAMLAMARYCSAHEQFRLKTHDDWAARWPEIVPGRANSESNWITFTALISLENWQVLLDYLPEDFAEMIVHYFLPRVRQYLDRMRTLMDRGEDISERLVDRDSDVDLPSRVANWSTPRGNTPWSPYGDTCEPELTGEDEALALRLIKAGSASGRYDFYEGPLDGLVREMLAAFPPPGDIEEILAEKDYAPPGNRLVLHGMPGETIEGFNVPGFVERVEVPRELRGIIAVREVRREYNIARGEIAMYQVTVPPEIDLIRQEDEPAASDGHNVAVFTFSAGGAEYCAWFDSGTDLDVASFVVKRSPASR
- a CDS encoding phytanoyl-CoA dioxygenase family protein; amino-acid sequence: MTPVPTDYDLDLKVAELRISGFTIFEDLVAPEKIDRIREAFMPRLERLKAREAHEIHPKERGDVRTGKGRQQFVNRYTMHVPWEPPFSDPEIYEHPVVLAFLERYWGVDDFHITCYHSNNPYPGSEYQPWHRDIHLITPHIGLPVCPHFGIKFPLVDTSEENGSFEVMPGTQYLADPDMEKSYDDVLLRGDFPPAHRLNLKKGTFWVQDPRALHRGTPNRSNHARVELVICYSRPWFRTSTIEMTESEYGKLSNRGRTLLSRSTIVTA
- a CDS encoding phytanoyl-CoA dioxygenase family protein encodes the protein MLSSGQIDHFHTFGFLVIRQTFARDEVDALIREAAATCTQKLGRDIGEEEWLWDGEFVESRPALTRLVEDDRIYLPVTELLGDDLIWIGSEGMWGIDPELADHTWHFDGHKTSRLLDYTRTKVMLYLDPQTKDTGALRVIPGSHRDPLHQALLPLQDAHLGGDPSPFGVDGLRIPGCAVETEPGDIVLFNQWLYHAVFGKTGKRRVIVFKFGPRPRTGAHRDMLREGAPQGFRPHPSFLDSERPRLRRLAEGMEAVGRKAE
- a CDS encoding efflux RND transporter permease subunit yields the protein MTLRRRALRRRALRRRVSPLRVASGHDQESTRLTCESDMFKFLSPYNWTAFAFRRPVTVFMVLVSAILFGAVSFRLLPMELVPARDGIWMNVWVPYPNSTPEDNVHLIARPLEGELKTLRGLRRVESNSSTNGVNVNLVFEPGTDMKLAYVEVRDRVERVRPALPDEINRIWVRKFSSTDIPIMYLSLSWHGDRDALFQVVDEQLIPRIERIDGIAGIDAWGSRSRQVIIDLDEDLLKAYRVNVEQFIRAMDQANMDSPGGYVEDGGFRYIVRLSGAFETVQDIQSYPINERGLKLSDVARVEYRKPTSYRRFRLNGQDAVGMVISKESNANTVEVTAAVKETLSDLTRDPRWPGLTYFIFFEQSSWILNSLKALGTAGMWGGLFALGVLFFFLRRYRTTFIIAASIPASILVTFTVMYFVNTGYGILSLNLISLMGLMLGIGMLVDNAVVVLENIVRLRRMGVEPVQAAIQGAREVSVAVSAATLTTAIVFLPLLFIGGGNAQTEMREFGLVITISLISSLVMSLSFIPLLASRLLREGGLPTVSLLEALEQRYAQVIGWVLNHRLDVALILGGFVILTFLVPMRSVTMDNSSSDPRRVWMYIEPGEYASLEYTDRFVTDLENQWMASADSLNIRAIRSDFRPGRITFEVFLQNGADDSAWDVLRHKAKAPWVWGSLALCAVVLILVRRKPNALQITAVLTALYVAILLILGTQGGVQTFRTSEEVARTIRETIPEVPGLVVRWRWGEGGEEDPRVSIALHGENPRRLEQIAEDVNARLGQLPEITAITTDLDNEETQDEVQVTVDREVSGKFGLTPRRVAEMTLSGIRGNELKRLKTEDREIRVWVQSKEEDRETVHQLRDQAVYLDDGTQLPLATMASFTQTPAFRTVFRRDSETILMVRANTTKEGIETLGGKISTSLADLSLPRGYSWRLGDRWEQLEEDTAAMVTAILLALVAVLLLLGSLFESYIDPLIIILVSIPFAYFGCYWMLWATGTNMSVLAMIGIVILIGVVVNNAIVFIDHIKHLEREGRLKGRELIIQAGRDRLRPILMTAFTTMLGLLPMAIGTATLGDQPYYPMGRSVMGGLIFSTIGAMIALPLVYSAFEDLRNWWGGIVARIKRPV
- a CDS encoding efflux RND transporter permease subunit — translated: GERAGQGLWVQSAFGDYRRTAAEERGGAIRWFTGRLVSDSANWFVNTFPGLRWFGEIAQDFRQRGGDQAPGAARWTLVFPLYLVGRILLLAGHWLWGSVRQYRSPDVQIAKIRGLRAVVLIPRWIIVFFSRMILPIYRLVRFLVGSLFKILFTIVPNLLLVALLPVWFLLRGVFWVLGKVAQPVLYVFNMGLEGLQSAYVSFLTRALNQRFVTLLVVAAIVGTTTVLIPRLGTELIPEMEQGEFAVDLILPTGTPLAETDETATMIESLIREDADIRQVYVVVGAMESSGSLMDEERENVARVGVMLDAEAIRARGSDPVMDRLRQRLADIPDARVEFVRPALFSFKAPLEVEIRGYNLKDLRGVSGEVVDVLGDLEGLRDVRSLMEAGYPEAVIVFDRDRMAVLGVDIGQAADAIRNKVRGSVATRFSAGERKIDILVRAREEDRRQIAQLKAMAVNAGERSNTGQNEQMNRNEEGEESAFQSSTQASFSRTQDGGPIQLGAVARVQLDEGPSEIRRIDQQRVALVTANLTGIDLGSVAGDMQESLAGMRLPDDFSIDIGGQYREMTIASRSMLLAIAMAVFLVYLVMASQFESLLHPFIIMISFLLALSGVLLTLYLLDIAISVIVLIGIIMLAGIVVNNAIVLVDYTNQLRRRGIERIEAVITAGRVRLRPILMTTATTILGLLPLALSLGEGAEIRTPLAVTVIAGLIASTFLTLIVIPVIYSLVDRDQHDAPAASAPAASAPAEGLAPEGRVRS